In the genome of Candidatus Krumholzibacteriia bacterium, one region contains:
- a CDS encoding ABC transporter permease subunit yields the protein MAALAAGFGGIRPRWIDLRAATGFEWRLFWRRRRLRGTALLAALPVLLALLIALLKTVNLEWLQPILPRGVDILPLFFVVAYLRVLLVVLPLLLGASLVAREVEAGTLAYLLVRPLSRASLLLGKCLGAWLVASVLLGVSFLLAALLLLGADGFAEAGPSLRQLPSYLVSLWLGSLAYGAIFTLVGLTSRRPGLVGLFLAFGWESAIPYLPGLIRSFTVRYHLVALVPDAGLPLGALGALAAPSVPSALLWLVAGSAVLLTLSIFIFSQRDYP from the coding sequence ATGGCAGCGCTCGCAGCAGGGTTCGGCGGCATACGGCCGCGCTGGATCGATCTCCGCGCCGCCACCGGCTTCGAGTGGCGACTCTTCTGGCGTCGCCGGCGCCTGCGCGGCACCGCGCTCCTCGCGGCGTTGCCCGTGCTCCTCGCCCTCTTGATTGCTCTGCTCAAGACCGTGAACCTCGAGTGGCTGCAGCCGATCCTGCCGCGGGGCGTGGACATCCTGCCGCTCTTCTTCGTCGTCGCCTATCTGCGTGTGCTCCTGGTCGTGCTGCCGCTGCTGCTCGGTGCCAGCCTGGTGGCGCGTGAGGTGGAGGCGGGAACGTTGGCCTATCTCCTCGTCCGGCCTCTCTCGCGCGCTTCGCTCCTTCTCGGCAAATGCCTGGGGGCCTGGCTCGTCGCCAGCGTTCTCCTCGGCGTTTCCTTCCTGCTCGCTGCGCTGCTCCTCCTCGGCGCCGATGGCTTTGCCGAGGCTGGGCCGAGCCTGCGACAGCTGCCCTCCTACCTCGTCTCGCTCTGGCTCGGCAGCCTGGCCTATGGCGCCATCTTCACCCTCGTCGGCCTCACCTCGCGCCGGCCCGGCCTCGTCGGCTTGTTCCTGGCCTTCGGCTGGGAATCGGCGATCCCTTACCTGCCGGGCCTCATTCGCAGCTTCACCGTCCGCTATCACCTGGTGGCGCTCGTGCCCGATGCCGGCCTACCCCTCGGCGCGCTCGGCGCACTGGCGGCGCCGTCGGTGCCGTCCGCCCTGCTCTGGCTCGTCGCCGGCAGCGCCGTGCTGCTCACCCTCTCGATCTTCATCTTCTCGCAGCGCGATTACCCTTGA